The genomic interval ATGAGACAAAATAAGAAAATTTAGTGAGTCAATTTTTATGGTTTAACCAGTATTGTTTTCTGTTTTCTCTGGCCTTTCATTTAAGTTCTGTCTGTTCTCTCAATTGCTGAGTTTTGTTATTCAGGTTATGAACATATTCCGGAGTATAGTTGTAAAGAGACTGATGCGGCCGTTCTTTGTTATAGAAGCCTATGTAGCGGCCAATCTCCTCACGCGCCGATATCTCATCCGGGTAATTTCCAACCAGATATATCTCCTCCTGCTTGATACTGCCATAAAACCTCTCTGTAATGGCATTGTCTGTCGGGCGTCTAACCCTTGCAAATGACAACTCTGAACCAATAATCTTAAAAAACTCCTGTGTAACCCACGATGTATTCGGAGAACCACGATCCACCCTGAGCTCAGGCTTTACTTCAGCATCAAGCGGTATCCCCTGACCGTCTAATCCCCGCCGGTAGATTTCATTAATGTGTGATGCATTTACGGTAGGAATAATGTCAAAGGTAATGATCAAGCGGGAGAAGAAATCTATCAGCGTCAGCAGGTACCACCGTAAATGCCCGATACTAAGCTTGGTCCAGTCACATCCCCACATCATATTTCTCTGCCATATCTCGTACTGAGGGCATTACCACGGAGCAGATCTTCTGGCATAAGGTTCTACCTTACCCACATTTTTCAGGTATGAGTATATGGCAGATGCTGAAATATAAAATCCTCGTCCTTGCAGTGCCCCCTGAATGCGCCTGTGGCGATACTCCGGATTACCTTCTTTCACCTCATCTATAAGCCTTTGCTCTTCCGGTGTCAATGGAAATACTCTCACTAAAGGCACGGCAGCCTTATTGCAATCATCCCTTTCCCTCCACCGGTAGTAAGCAGGACGTTTAATGCCAAGTGTTGCTAAAACTTTTCCTATCCGCCGCCCCTTCTCTCTTTCTTCCTCAACCAACTGCATTATCAATTCCTTTTGCGTACCCATCAATCGCCCCCCATCCCTTAATCCAAATTCATCTCTTTTTTTAACTCACAGATGATAAGTGCTTGATTAAGTACCGCTGTTCTGCTCGACATTTTCGGAACAACTATTTCGAGTTTAAAGTTAGTCCTACCATGTTATTAAGTTGATAAATATTAGCCGGGACATCGTATCCCAGCGCCTCATGGGGCCTATAGGTATTATATTTTATTCTATAGACCTCTAAGTCCATCTCTGCATCAATAGGATCTGTGTATTCCCTCCGGTATATCCTCTCGTATTTCTGACTCTCATTGAACCGCTCAAGCATCCCTATCGTCTGGGGATGATGACCCCGTGCCAGTATATGCTTAAATAGGGACCCCTGGATATATTTCCTGAAAGTCTTT from Nitrospirota bacterium carries:
- a CDS encoding transposase yields the protein MMWGCDWTKLSIGHLRWYLLTLIDFFSRLIITFDIIPTVNASHINEIYRRGLDGQGIPLDAEVKPELRVDRGSPNTSWVTQEFFKIIGSELSFARVRRPTDNAITERFYGSIKQEEIYLVGNYPDEISAREEIGRYIGFYNKERPHQSLYNYTPEYVHNLNNKTQQLREQTELK